In Rhizophagus irregularis chromosome 7, complete sequence, a single genomic region encodes these proteins:
- a CDS encoding uncharacterized protein (SECRETED:cutsite_ADG-GA; SECRETED:prob_0.7777); SECRETED:SignalP(1-24), which produces MNSFIHLFILTNSFFFIFVPPADGGAAPPTNGKDPKEVLANEASGTAYWQMVKAQTTIIMKEIHQVQF; this is translated from the coding sequence ATgaattcattcattcatttatttattttaaccaattcttttttttttatttttgttccACCAGCAGATGGAGGAGCAGCGCCACCAACAAATGGGAAAGATCCAAAAGAAGTGCTGGCAAATGAAGCATCAGGAACAGCATATTGGCAGATGGTAAAGGCCCagacaacaataataatgaaggAAATCCATCAAGTTCAATTTtag